Proteins from a genomic interval of Quercus robur chromosome 9, dhQueRobu3.1, whole genome shotgun sequence:
- the LOC126701085 gene encoding paired amphipathic helix protein Sin3-like 2 — MKNELDFWLQKASSLINKVRTRFADDDSIYESFLVLLSSYRKGKGKGQQDMGSLCDQIHDLFKDHPDLFQEFFSFVSNSVPNETSTNKSCSFDLQALSQQGNSLFKKIQSCLCGSDYHYNYFLERIHCYTSGHIGLDSVLGSCPLGFVDELHNFIKYCENLGGFPAPPAGVLCESSLGSGQKKRKGSRFSTGCGSGESGDEVKSSHKGQQWQKYGRDDNFCGFLAHAHAVPALCENSLDWARKKCKGSHMSAAAGGSGEKAKPSHKGQQRQKLITKDDEDHEPDLSKCTKATPSYWISNGNLVCANLDYSIKRIKKSKEQKVCEDFEDLKYDRDRFLTPIRSTIECAECLMNEIQGKSLEEPIIVEDYYFGTKHIECIETHCNVKGDELRENPRHVLPGILHCLRQKLEEFKKEQGSVTFKNYCISTGNMRYSLKK, encoded by the coding sequence ATGAAAAACGAATTGGATTTCTGGCTTCAGAAAGCAAGTTCGTTGATTAATAAGGTTCGAACTCGGTTCGCAGATGACGATAGCATTTATGAGTCGTTCTTGGTTTTGCTCAGTTCATACCGTAAGGGTAAGGGTAAAGGGCAACAGGATATGGGTTCGCTTTGTGATCAGATCCACGATCTTTTCAAGGACCACCCTGATTTGTTCCAGGAATTCTTCAGCTTTGTTTCAAATTCGGTTCCTAATGAAACCAGTACCAATAAGTCATGTTCTTTTGACTTGCAAGCTTTGTCCCAGCAAGGAAATTCTCTGTTCAAGAAGATTCAAAGCTGTTTATGTGGGTCGGATTATCATTACAACTACTTTTTGGAGCGTATTCACTGCTACACTTCTGGACATATAGGGCTTGATAGTGTTCTTGGAAGCTGTCCTCTGGGTTTCGTGGATGAATTGCataattttatcaaatattgTGAGAATTTGGGTGGGTTTCCTGCTCCTCCTGCTGGTGTATTATGTGAGAGTTCATTGGGCTCGGGCCAAAAAAAGCGTAAAGGGTCTCGTTTTTCTACTGGTTGTGGTAGTGGTGAATCTGGTGATGAAGTGAAATCGTCTCATAAAGGCCAACAGTGGCAAAAGTATGGGAGGGATGATAATTTTTGTGGATTTCTCGCTCATGCTCATGCTGTTCCAGCATTATGTGAGAATTCATTGGACTGGGCGCGAAAAAAGTGTAAAGGCTCTCATATGTCTGCTGCTGCTGGTGGTAGTGGTGAAAAAGCAAAACCATCTCATAAAGGCCAACAGAGGCAAAAGCTTATAACTAAGGATGATGAAGACCATGAACCTGACCTCTCTAAGTGTACAAAAGCTACACCTAGTTACTGGATTTCGAATGGCAATTTGGTGTGTGCCAATTTGGATTACTctataaaaagaatcaaaaaaagCAAGGAGCAGAAAGTTTGCGAGGATTTTGAGGACCTAAAATATGATCGGGATAGGTTCCTAACACCTATACGATCAACAATAGAGTGTGCAGAGTGTTTAATGAATGAGATACAGGGTAAGTCATTGGAGGAGCCTATCATAGTAGAAGACTACTACTTTGGTACAAAGCATATTGAATGCATTGAGACACACTGTAATGTCAAAGGTGATGAGTTACGGGAAAACCCAAGACATGTGTTACCTGGAATTCTTCATTGCCTTCGCCAAAAGCTAGAAGAGTTTAAGAAGGAACAAGGGTCTGTTACATTCAAAAATTACTGTATCTC